The Gouania willdenowi chromosome 3, fGouWil2.1, whole genome shotgun sequence genome includes a region encoding these proteins:
- the ctsba gene encoding cathepsin B isoform X1, with product MNCVAAGFKATGKMWHPAFLFLAAFLSLSHAMPRLRPMSDDMVNYINKINTTWKAGHNFHNVDYSYVQRLCGTVLKGPKLPIMVQFAGDLKLPVEFDAREQWPTCPTLKEIRDQGSCGSCWAFGATEAMSDRICIHSNAKVSVEISAEDLLTCCDDCGMGCNGGYPAAAWDYWTNEGLVSGGLYDSHIGCRPYTIAPCEHHVNGSRPPCTGEGGGTPECVKSCESGFTPSYKKDKHFGKTAYNVLEDEKEIQAELFKNGPVEGAFTVYEDFPLYKSGVYQHVSGHALGGHAIKILGWGVEDGVPYWLCANSWNTDWGDNGFFKILRGSDHCGIESEIVAGIPK from the exons ATGAACTGTGTAGCAGCAGGATTTAAAGCTACAG GTAAAATGTGGCACCCAGCCTTCCTGTTTTTGGCGGCTTTCTTGTCGTTGAGCCATGCCATGCCTCGCCTTCGGCCGATGTCCGATGATATGGTTAACTACATCAACAAAATCAATACCACATGGAAG GCTGGACACAATTTCCATAACGTGGACTACAGTTACGTCCAGAGGCTCTGTGGCACCGTGCTGAAGGGACCCAAACTACCAATCAT GGTTCAGTTCGCTGGAGACCTGAAGCTGCCTGTTGAGTTTGATGCTAGAGAGCAGTGGCCAACTTGTCCCACCCTGAAGGAGATCAGAGACCAGGGCTCCTGTGGGTCCTGCTGG GCATTTGGAGCTACAGAGGCCATGTCTGACCGTATATGTATCCACAGCAACGCCAAGGTCAGCGTTGAGATCTCTGCTGAGGATCTGCTGACCTGCTGTGATGACTGTGGCATGGG ATGTAATGGTGGCTATCCTGCTGCTGCCTGGGACTACTGGACCAATGAGGGACTCGTCTCTGGAGGACTCTACGACTCTCATATTG GGTGTCGACCCTACACTATTGCCCCCTGCGAGCACCATGTGAATGGCAGCAGACCCCCGTGCACTGGAGAGGGAGGTGGCACGCCCGAATGTGTCAAGTCATGCGAGTCTGGATTCACACCGAGCTACAAAAAGGACAAGCACTTTG GTAAAACTGCTTACAACGTGCTGGAGGATGAGAAGGAAATCCAGGCTGAGCTCTTTAAGAACGGCCCTGTAGAAGGAGCGTTCACGGTCTATGAAGACTTCCCGCTCTATAAAAGTG GTGTGTATCAGCACGTGTCGGGGCATGCTCTGGGGGGCCATGCCATCAAGATCCTGGGCTGGGGGGTGGAGGACGGTGTTCCCTACTGGCTATGTGCCAACTCTTGGAATACTGACTGGGGGGACAATG gaTTCTTTAAAATCCTCCGTGGATCAGATCACTGTGGTATCGAGTCGGAGATTGTGGCCGGAATTCCCAAATGA
- the ctsba gene encoding cathepsin B isoform X2 has product MWHPAFLFLAAFLSLSHAMPRLRPMSDDMVNYINKINTTWKAGHNFHNVDYSYVQRLCGTVLKGPKLPIMVQFAGDLKLPVEFDAREQWPTCPTLKEIRDQGSCGSCWAFGATEAMSDRICIHSNAKVSVEISAEDLLTCCDDCGMGCNGGYPAAAWDYWTNEGLVSGGLYDSHIGCRPYTIAPCEHHVNGSRPPCTGEGGGTPECVKSCESGFTPSYKKDKHFGKTAYNVLEDEKEIQAELFKNGPVEGAFTVYEDFPLYKSGVYQHVSGHALGGHAIKILGWGVEDGVPYWLCANSWNTDWGDNGFFKILRGSDHCGIESEIVAGIPK; this is encoded by the exons ATGTGGCACCCAGCCTTCCTGTTTTTGGCGGCTTTCTTGTCGTTGAGCCATGCCATGCCTCGCCTTCGGCCGATGTCCGATGATATGGTTAACTACATCAACAAAATCAATACCACATGGAAG GCTGGACACAATTTCCATAACGTGGACTACAGTTACGTCCAGAGGCTCTGTGGCACCGTGCTGAAGGGACCCAAACTACCAATCAT GGTTCAGTTCGCTGGAGACCTGAAGCTGCCTGTTGAGTTTGATGCTAGAGAGCAGTGGCCAACTTGTCCCACCCTGAAGGAGATCAGAGACCAGGGCTCCTGTGGGTCCTGCTGG GCATTTGGAGCTACAGAGGCCATGTCTGACCGTATATGTATCCACAGCAACGCCAAGGTCAGCGTTGAGATCTCTGCTGAGGATCTGCTGACCTGCTGTGATGACTGTGGCATGGG ATGTAATGGTGGCTATCCTGCTGCTGCCTGGGACTACTGGACCAATGAGGGACTCGTCTCTGGAGGACTCTACGACTCTCATATTG GGTGTCGACCCTACACTATTGCCCCCTGCGAGCACCATGTGAATGGCAGCAGACCCCCGTGCACTGGAGAGGGAGGTGGCACGCCCGAATGTGTCAAGTCATGCGAGTCTGGATTCACACCGAGCTACAAAAAGGACAAGCACTTTG GTAAAACTGCTTACAACGTGCTGGAGGATGAGAAGGAAATCCAGGCTGAGCTCTTTAAGAACGGCCCTGTAGAAGGAGCGTTCACGGTCTATGAAGACTTCCCGCTCTATAAAAGTG GTGTGTATCAGCACGTGTCGGGGCATGCTCTGGGGGGCCATGCCATCAAGATCCTGGGCTGGGGGGTGGAGGACGGTGTTCCCTACTGGCTATGTGCCAACTCTTGGAATACTGACTGGGGGGACAATG gaTTCTTTAAAATCCTCCGTGGATCAGATCACTGTGGTATCGAGTCGGAGATTGTGGCCGGAATTCCCAAATGA